The DNA region TGGCGGTGAGCATGAGGCCGCCCGGCTTCACCAGATCGGCACAGCTCTTCATGTAGAGCGGCACGTTGTCGACATGCTCGACCACTTCCATGTTGAGCACCATGTCGAAGGTCTTGCCTTCAGCCGCGAGCGCCTCGCTGGTGGTGGCGCGGTAGTCGACGGCCACGCCTGACTTATCGGCATGCAGCGTGGCGATGGCGATGTTGCGCTCGGCCGCGTCAATGCCGGTTACGCTGGCACCCAGACGCGCCAGTGGTTCACAGAGCAGGCCCCCACCGCAGCCGACATCGAGAATGGTGATGCCTTCGAGCGGCCGCATGGCCGTGCCGTCAAGCTCGAAGTGCCGCAGCAGGTGTTCGCGGATATAGCCCAGCCGTACTGGGTTGAACTTGTGAATGGGCTTGAACTTGCCATTGGGGTTCCACCACTCTTCTGCCATCGCGGTAAACTTGGCGACTTCGGCTTGGTTGATCGTGGTGGTCATGGGCGGAACTCCTGTCGGTTGGCATATGACCTGCCATGGGCAACGCTGGCAAGGCTGGGACGGCTGGCAAGGCGCGGCTCGCCGCAGCCGTTCCTCACTGCAACGCACCAAGCTTTGCGAACGATCACCTGCGCATGCGAGTTGAAAGCGCCGTGCCTTTGTGGCATGTCCGCGCGCAACTAAAGCGTACCGCCGGGTTCGGCGGGGGACCCGGGGAATAAATTGGCCCGCATCGTCGTCAAGTTCGGAGGCACGTCTGTTGCCAATGTCGAACGCATTCGCCAGGCCGCCCGCCATGTGAAGCGGGAGGTCGAGGCCGGCCACGAGGTGGCCGTCGTTGTTTCCGCGATGTCGGGCAAGACCAATGAGCTGGTCGGCTGGGTCAATGAAGCCAGTGCCTTGCATGATGCGCGCGAATACGATGCCGTCGTGGCTTCGGGCGAGCAGGTGACGGCTGGCCTCATGGCCATCGTGCTGAGCGAAATGGGCATCCAGTCGCGCTCTTATGCAGGCTGGCAGGTGCCGATCAAAACCGACGACAGCCATGGCGCTGCCCGCATCACCGAGATCGACCCCACCGAGCTCGATAGCCGCATGAAGGCCGGCTGGGTGCCGGTCATCACCGGCTTCCAAGGTATTTCTCCGCACAACAGGGTCACGACGCTCGGCCGCGGTGGTTCGGATACGAGCGCAGTCGCGGTCGCGGCGGCGGTGGGCGCCGATCGCTGCGACATCTATACCGATGTGGACGGCGTTTACACGACCGACCCGCGCATCGTGCCCAAGGCGCAGCGCATGACCAAGATTTCCTTCGAGGAAATGCTGGAAATGGCCTCGCTTGGCGCCAAGGTGCTGATGATCCGCTCGGTGGAAATGGCCATGGCGTACAAGGTTCGCCTGGTGGTGCGTTCCACTTTCGATGACCCCGACGCGCCGCAATTGGCGCCCGACGGGACCCCCGGCGTGCCGGGCACACTGGTTTGCGACGAGGATGAGATCATGGAAAAGCAGATCGTTTCGGGCGTGACGCTCGCCAAGGCCGAGGCCAAGATCACCCTCCGGGACGTCAAGGACAACCCCGGCGTTGCTGCCGCCATCTTCGGCACGCTGGCCGATCAGGGGATCGTGGTGGACATGATCGTGCAGAACATCGCCGATGATGGCGCCACCACCGACATCACCTTTACCGTGCCCGACAGCGAATACGACAAGGCGATGCGGACGCTCCAGTCGGCCGGCGATCGGATCGAATATGCCCGGATTTCCGGCTCCAAGGGCGGGGCAAAGGTGTCGGTCGTGGGCGTCGGCATGCGCAGCCATGCGGGCGTCGCCTCGTCCATGTTCAAGGCGCTGGCCGACAAGGGTATCAACATCCAGTTGATCACGACATCGGAGATCAAGACCTCCGTTCTGATCGACGAACAATATGCAGAGCTTGCCGTGCGCGCCCTCCATACGTATTACGGGTTGGACAAGAAGGACGCCTAGGGCTCGGAGGAGGTCCTAGCCGCGCCCGAAGAAGGGGGGCGGCTGTGCGGGCCGCCAAGATGGGCATGGTCACGACCACGAGCGGCGCCAGGGTGCTGCTGCGCCAGTTGCGCGAGACAATGGCGGAGCCTCTGGCCTCGCAGGATCGCCTCGACAAGATCGTTACGCTGATCGCCGACAATATGCGGGCCGATGTGTGCTCGTTCTATGTGTTGCGCGACGACGGTGCCCTGGAGCTCTTTGCCAGCAAAGGCCTAGCGCCCGAAGCGGTGCATATGACGACACTGCGGTTGGGCGAGGGCCTGGTCGGCATCATCGCCGCCGAGGCCGAGCCGCTGAGTCTTGATGACGCACCCAGCCACCCTGCTTTCGCCTACCGACCGGAAACGGGCGAGGACCCATTCCAGGCGTTCCTGGGCGTTCCGGTGCTGCGGGCCGGGCAGACCCTGGGCGTTCTGGTCGTGCAGAATGCCGAGCGCCACCATTATGGCGAGGATGAAGTCGAAGCGATGCTCACGACGGCCACAATCTTGGCCGAGATGATCGCGACCTCGGACTTCGACAATCTGATCAAGCCGGGGTCCGATATCGACCTCAGGCGACCTCGCATGTTCAACGGCGTCAGTTTCACCGACGGAATTGCCCTCGGCACGGCCGTGCTGCACGATCCGCGCGTGGTGGTGACCAATTTTATCGCCGAGGATACCGACCAGGAAAAGATGCGGCTCGAGGCGGCGCTGGAAAAGATGCGCGTCTCCATCGACGCCATGCTCGATCACGGCGATATGCAGTCGATCTCGGACCATCGCGAGATTCTCGAAACCTATCGCATGTTCGCCAATGACCGGGGCTGGGTGCACCGGCTGACCGAAGCGATTGACAATGGGCTGTCAGCCGAGGCGGCGGTCGAGCGGGTGCAGAACGACACCCGGGCGCGCATGCTGCGCCAGACCGATCCTTATATCCGCGACCGCCTGCATGACCTCGACGATCTCGCAAATCGCTTGTTGCGCGTCCTCACCGGGGACGGGCACGCGATCGGACGCAAGGAATTGCCCGAAAACGCGATCCTTGTCGCCCGCAATATGGGGCCGGCCGAACTGCTGGAATACGACCGCACCAAGCTGCGCGGGATCGTGCTGGAGGAGGGCGGCGCCACTGCGCATGTGGCGATCGTCGCGCGGTCGCTCGGCATGGTCGCGGTGGGGCAGGCGCAGTCGATCGTTTCGATGTGCGAAACGGGCGATGACATCATCATCGATGGCACGGCAGGCGTGGTGCATCTACGGCCCACTCTTGAGATCGAACAGACCTATATCGACAAGGTCCGCGTTTCGGCCAAAAGGCGGGCTCATTATGCGGCGCTCCGCGACCTGCCGGCGGTGACCAAGGACGGCGTCGAGATTACCCTCCTGCACAATTCAGGGCTGGTGGCCGACCTGCCGATGCTCGACGATACGGGCGCGGCGGGCGTGGGACTGTTCCGCACCGAACTGCAATTCATGATTGCGAGCAAGCTGCCCAAGCTGGCCGAGCAGATGGAGCTTTACGCCGAGGCGATGGCCTTGGCGGGAGAGCGCCCGGTGGTGTTCCGCCTGCTCGACATCGGCGGCGACAAGGTGCTGCCTTATCAACGCTCCATGGCCGAAGAAAACCCAGCCATGGGTTTCCGCTCGATCCGGCTGGGCTTGGCGCGACCGGGATTGCTGCGCACGCAGATCCGGGCGCTGCTTCTGGCGGCACAGGGGCGACCGCTCAAGATCCTGGTGCCCATGGTCACCGAGACACTGGAGTTCATCCAAACCAAACTTGTGGTGCAGCGCGAACTCGACCGCCTGCGCCGGCAGGGGCAACAGGTCCCGCGCCGGCTCGAGGTCGGTGCCATGGTCGAGGTGCCTTCGCTGCTGTTCGAGCTCGATCAGTTGTTGCCGGAAGCCGATTTCGTCTCCATCGGCTCGAACGATCTGGTGCAGTTCCTCACCGCCGCCGATCGCGGCAATACGCGCGTGGCGAAGAACTACGATCCTATCGGCATACCCCGGCTGCGGGCCTTCCGTCTCGTGGTCGATGCTGCCAACCGCTACAATATTCCGGTGACTATGTGCGGTGAGCTTGCGGGTAAACCCGTCGAGGCGCTGGCGCTGATGGCCATCGGCATGACGCGGCTCTCCATGGGGCCAGCTTCGATCGGCCCGATCAAGGAACTGGTGCTCAATTTGGATCTCAAGCCGATCAGGCTGGCGGTCGGTGCCGCGCTCAGCGATGGCGCCGATGGCGTGCAGATCCGCGACTTGTTGATGGAGTGGATCGACCGGCAGAACCTGCCCGTCGGCTGATGCCTTGATGTTGGCAGGTCTGGTCTTTAAACGCTCGGTGTCCCCGTTGAGCGCCCCGCCGGCGCGCACGCGAAAGAATTAGTATGGCCTCTCTACCCCAAGATAAGCTCGACGCGCTCGAGACGCGGTTCCAGTATGTCGAGGCGGCGCTATCAGGCGGCGCCGGACAGGACGAGTTCGTCAAGCTCTCCAAGGAACACGCCGAGCTCGCGCCCATCGTCGGCGAGATTACTGCCTATAAAAAGGCGCTCAAGGATCGTGCCGAGGCCGAAGCGCTGCTGAAGTCGGGCGACAAGGAAATGGCCGAGATGGCCGAGGCCGAGATCAGGGAGCTCGACGACAGAATTGAGCAGCTCTTTCAATCCATCCGCGTGCTGCTGCTGCCCAAGGACGAAGCCGACGAAAAGTCGGTCATTCTCGAAATTCGCGGCGGCACGGGTGGCGATGAAGCCGCGCTTTTTGCCGGCGATCTCTTCCGCATGTATGAGCGCTATGCCGCCTCGCACGGCTGGAAGGTCACCATCATGGAAGAGAGCCCCGGCGAAGTCGGTGGCTATCGCGAAATCATCGCCAATGTCTCAGGGCGAGGCGTCTATGCCCGCATGAAGTTCGAGTCGGGCGTGCACCGCGTCCAGCGCGTGCCGGCAACCGAGGCTTCGGGCCGTATCCACACCTCGGCGGCGACGGTGGCCGTTCTGCCGGAGGTGGAAGATATCGACATCGACATCAAGCCCGAGGATATCCGCATCGATACCATGCGCGCCTCTGGTTCGGGCGGGCAGCACGTCAACACGACCGATTCCGCGGTTCGGGTTACGCACATTCCCAGCGGAATCGTGGTCACCTCCGCGCTCAAGTCGCAGCACCAGAACCGGGCGCAGGCCATGGTGGTACTGCGGGCGCGACTCTACGAGATGCAGCGCGAAGAGCGCGACAGTGCGCGCTCGGCCGAGCGAAAGGGGCAGGTGGGATCGGGCGATCGGTCCGAACGCATCCGCACCTACAATTTCCCGCAAGGGCGCGTTACCGACCACCGCATCAATCTCACGCTCTACAAGCTTGACAAGGTTATCGCTGGTGAAGCGCTGGACGAGTTGATCGAGGCGCTGATCACCGAGACGCAGGCCGAGCAGCTGGCTGCCATGGAAAACGCCAACTGACCAGGATTGGCCAGTTGTGGCGCCAGGCGCGGGACCAGCTTGCTGCCGCGGGCAATGCCAGCCCCGTCCTGGATGCCAAGCTCCTGGCGCAGCATGCGCTTGGCCTTGGTGCCCTTGAACTCGCCATGCGCGAAAACGAGATGGTGTCTGCAGATGGTGCAGAGACCCTGACGCGGCTGGTCGAGCGTCGTCTCACCGGCGAATCGGTCGCCCGAATCATCGGCGAGCGGGAATTCTATGGCCTGCCTTTCCGCCTCAACGAGGCGACGCTGGAGCCACGTTCGGAGACCGAACTTCTGGTGGAGATGGCCATCGCCGGCTTGCCTGAGCGCGGGCACCTACTGGATCTGGGTACGGGCAGCGGCTGTATTCCAATCGCAGTTTTGGCCAATCGGCATGATGCAAATGCCACAGCGGTGGACCTCAGCTCCCGCGCGCTCGTCGCCGCCCGAGAAAACGCCGAACGCAATCGCGTGAATGAGAGGCTCAACTTAAGGGAAGGCTCCTGGTTCGAGCCGCTTCCTAAAAACGGACGGTTTGCCGTCATCGCCTCCAACCCGCCCTATATCGCCTCTTCCGTGGTCGATACCCTTGCCTCCGAAGTCAAGGATTTCGACCCTCGTCTAGCGCTCGACGGCGGCCCCGATGGACTAGCCCCTTATCGCTTGATTGCCGCAAAGGCTGGTGCTTACCTGCTTCCGAGGGGCAGGCTGCTGCTCGAGATCGGCTATGACCAGGGCGTGACGGTCTCCCAACTTCTTGTAGACGGCGGTTTTGTGGAGGTCGCAATCCACCAGGACCTCAATGGCCTTGATCGCGTGGTTTCCGCTACCATCTAGAGGAGTGCTAGGCGAGGGTCGTCACCTCTCGCAATTAATGCTGGCAAATTGGATGCGAACCATATAGTTTGCCCTTGCTGTCAACGGCGCATCATGAGCGCCACGGCGACAAGCCACCCGACAAATCCTCCAAGCTGCCAAGGCAGCGCAGTTCCGGCAGAGCTGGAACGTCGCGGGATGGGTTCGGAATAAGTGGTGCCGCCGGCCGACGGTTTTAGGTCTTCATGAAGCCAGTTAGAGCCCTTGCCCGGCGCGGGAAAGCTTCGCCCGAGGGGTGGCCAGACCAGGCATATGCCGGTCCGCCAGCAGTGTGACGCTTATTTTTCTAGAGTTAGATAAAGCGACCAGATGAGACCCAACCAGAACAAGAACCGGCAGCGGGGCCGGAATGGCGGACGCAAACACGTCAATCCGTTGTCACGCAGTTTCGAGAGCAACGGACCCGACGTGAAGGTGCGCGGCAATGCTGCTCACATCGCCGAAAAATACCTGCAGCTCGCCCGCGACGCGCAATCGAGCGGCGACTCGGTGATGGCGGAGAACTATCTCCAGCACGCTGAGCATTATTTCCGCATCGTCTCGGCTGCCCAGCAGCAGATGAACCCTCGGCCCGACGGTCAGGCGCAGGAGTCCGATGACTTCGACGACGATCTGCCCGACATGAACTCCCGGTTTGCCTCGCCCCAGCCGCGCCAGGAACAGCCGCAGCAGAATGACGGCGACGAACAGAACGAAGGCGAGCGCGCCGACGGCCAGAACCAGGGCCAAGGCGAGCGCCAGGATCGGCAAGAGCGCTCAGAGCGACGCGAGCGGCCAGAGCGCGGTGAACGCCGCCCGCGCCGGGAACGTCCGGTTGATGGCGAGCGCCCCGAGCGCCAGCCGCGTGCCGAGCAGCCCGAGCAATCCGAACCAGTGCCGGCTGAGGCCAGCGCGCCAGCGGCCGAGGCTGAAGCCCCGGCAGTGGAGGCCGGCGATGGCGAGGCTCGCAAGCCTCGCGAACGCCGTCCACGCCGCCGCCGCCCCGCTGGTGGTGACGCCGGCACCGAGGGTGGGGAAGCCGGCGACGTCGGTGAACTCCCCGCCTTTCTCACCGGCGGCGCCAACGCTGCCGAGTAGGCGGATCATTTTAGATCTCAAGGAGCCGGGCCAAGCGCCCGGCTTTTTAGTGGGCGGTTGACGCGGGCCTAGCTCATCAACAGAGGTCCCCGCGTGCGCGGGGATGACATAGTGGGTTAGAGAAGATCGTGTTGCACGCCGGGATCCATCCCCCACCCGGCCTCCCCCTCGAAAGGGGGAGGTGAAGAGGGGCTCGGCGTCTGGTGCAAACTCAATCGGTCCCTCCCCTACCAGGGGTAGGCTAAGTGGGGGTCTCTACCCGCCCCGATCTATCCAGCTATCCCCGCTCCAAACCTCGATACACTCACCCCCATTCCCAATCCCAAGAGGCGCCTCGGCCCGTCCAAACTGCGCGGTCACGGCATTGTTCTCCCCAAAACCCTCCCCATATATCCCCTTGTGATGGAGCGGTGCCGCCTGGCGGGCCCTTCCTGAAACGACGCTTCCGCCGCATGCGCAGGTGCCTTCGGGGCCGGCAGCGGGCAGAAAAAGGAGAGTTGAATGAATATCGAAAAGTACACCGAGCGGGCGCGCGGCTTCATCCAGAGCGCACAGACGACCGCTCTGGGCAAAGGTCACCAGCAATTTGCCCCCATCCACCTGCTCAAGGTCTTGCTCGACGACGAGCAGGGCATGGCTAATGGGCTGATCACGCGCGCCGGGGGCGATCCCAAGGCCGCCCGCGCGGCGGTCGAAGCTGGTCTCACTAAAATTCCATCGGTTTCGGGCGACGGCTCGCAGCTCTATCTCAGCCGCGAATTGGCGCGGGTCTTTGAAACAGCGGAGAGCGCCGCGCAGAAGGCGGGCGATTCCTACGTCACGGTAGAGCGGCTGCTGCTTGCCCTTGTCATCGAAAAGGACACCGATGCGGGCAAGATCCTGGTCTCGGCAGGCCTGACGCCGCAGACGCTGAACGCCGCCATCGAGGAGATTCGCAAGGGTCGCACCGCCGACTCGGCTTCCGCCGAGAACAGCTATGATGCCCTGAAGAAATATGCCCGCGACCTGACGGCAGATGTGCGCGAAGGCAAGCTCGATCCCGTTATCGGCCGGGACGAGGAGATCCGTCGTGCCATTCAGGTGTTGTCGCGCCGCACCAAGAACAATCCGGTGCTGATCGGTGAACCCGGCGTCGGTAAGACCGCCATTGCGGAGGGTCTCGCCATCCGTATTGTCAATGGTGACGTGCCCGAATCGCTCAAGAACAAGTCGCTGCTCGCGCTCGACATGGGCGCGCTCATTGCGGGTGCGAAATATCGTGGTGAGTTCGAGGAGCGCCTCAAGGGCGTGCTCAACGAGGTGACCTCGGCCGAGGGGCAGATCATCCTATTTATCGACGAGATGCATACGCTGGTTGGTGCCGGTAAGGCCGATGGCGCGATGGACGCGTCCAATTTGCTGAAGCCCGCTCTGGCGCGCGGCGAACTGCACTGCGTGGGCGCCACCACGCTCGCGGAATATCGCAAGCATGTGGAAAAGGACCCCGCGCTCGCCCGTCGTTTCCAGCCGGTCTTTGTGGACGAGCCGACGGTGGAGGACACCATCTCGATCCTGCGCGGGCTCAAGGAAAAGTACGAGCTGCACCACGGCATCCGCATCTCGGACTCCGCACTGGTCAGCGCTGCGACCCTGTCGAACCGCTACATCACGGACCGCTTCCTGCCCGATAAAGCCATCGACCTGATGGACGAGGCGGCGGCGCGCCTGCGCATGGCCGTCGACAGCAAGCCTGAAGCCCTGGACGAACTCGATCGCCGCATCATGCAGCTCAAGATCGAGCGCGAGGCGCTGCGCAAGGAGACTGACGAGGGCTCCAAGACCCGGCTCGAGCGGCTGGAACAAGAACTGTCGAGCCTCGAAGAGCAGGCGCAGGTGATGTCTTCCAAGTGGTTGAGCGAAAAAGAGCGCCTCCAGGGCAGTCAAAAGCTCAAGGAAGAGCTTGATGCCGCGCGCTCGCAACTTGAAATCGCGCAGCGTCAGGGTGATCTCGCCCGCGCGGGTGAGTTGGCCTATGGCGTGATCCCCGATCTCGAAAAGCGCATCCATGCAGCCGAGGACAGCAATGGCGATGAACTCGTCGACCAGTTGATGGCCGAGGAAGTGGTGACGCCTTCCCATATCGCGCAGATCGTCTCGCGCTGGACAGGCATCCCCGTCGACCGCATGCTCGAGGGTGAACGCGAAAAGCTGCTCCATATGGAGACCTCGCTGGGCGAACGCGTTATCGGGCAGGCCGAGGCCGTCGCTGCCGTCGCCAAGGCGGTCCGCCGCTCGCGCGCCGGGCTGCAGGACCCCAACCGGCCGATCGGTTCGTTCATGTTCCTTGGACCAACGGGCGTCGGCAAGACCGAGCTGACCAAATCGCTCGCCCAGTTCCTGTTCGACGACGAGACCGCCATGGTCCGGCTCGACATGAGCGAGTTCATGGAGAAGCACTCGGTCGCCCGGCTAATCGGTGCCCCTCCAGGCTATGTTGGCTATGACGAGGGGGGCGCGCTCACCGAAGCGGTCCGCCGCCGGCCTTACCAGGTGATCCTTTTCGACGAGATCGAAAAGGCGCATCCGGACGTGTTCAACGTCCTCCTCCAGGTGCTCGATGACGGGCGTCTGACGGATGGGCAGGGCCGTACGGTCGACTTCCGCAACACAGTGATCATCCTCACCTCCAATCTGGGCTCCATGCATATCCAGGAGCTGAGGGACGGCGATTCGATCGAGTTGGCGCGCGGCAAGGTCATGGATGAGGTTAAGGCCGCCTTCCGGCCCGAATTCCTCAACCGTATCGACGAAATCCTGCTGTTCCACCGGCTCGGGCGGGAGCATATGGGCTCGATTGTCGACATCCAGTTCCGGCGGCTACAGGCTCTGCTCAAAGACCGCGAGATCGTTCTTGAGCTGACGACCAAGGCGCGGGAGTGGCTGGCCAATGAAGGCTATGACCCCGCCTACGGCGCCCGGCCGCTCAAGCGCGCGCTGCAGCGCTCGGTGCAGGACCAACTCGCCGAGCAGATCCTGGGCGGCTCGGTCAGCGATGGTGATCGGGTGCTAGTGGATGCCAACGAGAGCGGTATCGTGCTCCGGCCCGGCAGTGCCGCCGAGGCGGAGGCTGCCGCCTAAACGAGAAAGGCCGGTCCTTGCGACCGGCCTTTCTCTTGACCACACCAGCGAGTCGTATTAGAACAAATGGGGAACATAAGAGATATCGATGGCTGAGCGGATCGACTATATCGAATTCCCATCTGCAGAACGGGCGCGCACAAGCGCGTTCTTTCAGGCCGCTTTTGGGTGGGGCATCGTCAGCTATGGGCCGGATTATGACGGCATTGCCGATGCCGGCATTGATGGTGGCATCGACCAGGCGCCTGAGCGTGTGGCTGCCACCATGGCGGTGATCCGGACCGATGACCTCGACGGTGCCGAGCGGCGCGTGCGGGCGGCGGGTGGCGAGATCACCCGGCCTCAATTCGATTTTCCCGGTGGTCGGCGCTTCCATTTTCGCGAACCGGGTGGAAACGAGATGGCGGTTTACGTCGCGCGCGAATAGGTTGGCGCCGAACCACTAATCCGACGAGCCTGATGACCGATCCCACAGCTTCCAAGAGCCGCCGCTACGTCCTGGTGGCGGCTATCCTGGCATCCAGTATGGGGTTCATCGACAGCTCCGTCCTCTCGATCGCCATTCCCGCCATGCGCGCCGATTTGGGGGCAAGTCTCTCCGAGGCGCAGTGGATCAGCAATGCCTATCTTCTCCTGCTCTCGGCGCTAATCCTGTTGGGCGGGGCTGCGGGCGACCGGTTCGGCGTGCGCCGCATGTTCATGGCCGGCATCGGGCTCTTTGTGATTGCTTCGCTCGCCTGTGCCGTGGCGCCCTCGTCGGCGACGCTCATCCTCGCCCGTGCCGTGCAGGGCCTTGGCGCCGCTTTCATGGTGCCGGGGAGCCTGGCGATCATCGCCAAGACCTACCCCAAGGACGAGCGTGGCCGGGCCATCGGAATTTGGGCTGCGACCTCTTCGCTCACCACCATCGCTGGTCCCATCGTCGGGGGGCTGGTGCTGACCGCCTTGGGTGATTGGAGCTGGCGGCTAGTCTTTGCGATCAATTTGCCTTTGGGCATCGCCGCGCTCATGCTGCTGGTGCTTGGCGTAAAGCCGGACCAGGCGCAAACCGGGCGCAGGCTCGACATTGGCGGTGCCGCGCTCGCCACCTTGGCCTTGTTCGCCTTTGCCTACGGGCTGATCGGGGGCGGCAGCGAGAGCACGCCGCCACTCTCGCACGTTGCGCTCTGGTGCGGTCTGGGGCTGGTGACTGGAGTTGCCTTTCTGTTTTGGGAGGCGCGCCATAAGCAACCCATGCTGCCGCTTAACCTCTTTGCCAGCCGGCAGTTTTCCGGCGCCAATGCGCTCACCTTCACCCTTTATTTCAGCTTTGGCGGTGTGCTGTTCTTCCTACCCATGGCCATGATCGCAGGCTGGGGCGTCTCGGCGGCCACCGTTGCCATCGCGCTCCTCCCCATGGGCCTTATGCTGGCAGTGCTGAGTTCGCTTTCGGGCAAATGGGCAGATCGTTTCGGCCCCGGACCCGTGCTGACCCTTGGAGCGCTCATTGTTGCAGCCGCCTTTGCGCTCTTGGGCGCGACAGCACCATTGCACCAGGTCTGGCTGGCAACGGCCCCGGCAGTCGCCCTTTTGGGGCTGGGCATGGGAATGGTGGTATCGCCGCTCTCCACTGCGGTGATGACCTCGATCAGCGATGGCGACACGGGGACGGCGTCCGGCGTCAACAATGCCGTGGCGCGAGTGGCCGGGCTTTTCGCCATTGCACTCTTTGGCGTCGTGGTGGCGCAGGTGTTCGAACGCGCGCTGGGCCCGGTGGCGGAGCTACCGATTTTCTTCGGCCTGCCCGCTGAAGGATTGAGTGCAGCTCAAGAGAGCGCCCGAGTGAATGCCAGCGACACAG from Devosia sp. RR2S18 includes:
- a CDS encoding VOC family protein, with the protein product MAERIDYIEFPSAERARTSAFFQAAFGWGIVSYGPDYDGIADAGIDGGIDQAPERVAATMAVIRTDDLDGAERRVRAAGGEITRPQFDFPGGRRFHFREPGGNEMAVYVARE
- a CDS encoding MFS transporter, producing the protein MTDPTASKSRRYVLVAAILASSMGFIDSSVLSIAIPAMRADLGASLSEAQWISNAYLLLLSALILLGGAAGDRFGVRRMFMAGIGLFVIASLACAVAPSSATLILARAVQGLGAAFMVPGSLAIIAKTYPKDERGRAIGIWAATSSLTTIAGPIVGGLVLTALGDWSWRLVFAINLPLGIAALMLLVLGVKPDQAQTGRRLDIGGAALATLALFAFAYGLIGGGSESTPPLSHVALWCGLGLVTGVAFLFWEARHKQPMLPLNLFASRQFSGANALTFTLYFSFGGVLFFLPMAMIAGWGVSAATVAIALLPMGLMLAVLSSLSGKWADRFGPGPVLTLGALIVAAAFALLGATAPLHQVWLATAPAVALLGLGMGMVVSPLSTAVMTSISDGDTGTASGVNNAVARVAGLFAIALFGVVVAQVFERALGPVAELPIFFGLPAEGLSAAQESARVNASDTAFAAVAYVAAALALVSAATAWLTLNRKSDQFA